In Saccharolobus solfataricus, a genomic segment contains:
- a CDS encoding APC family permease: MDEKRELKREVLGTWLVASYGIAANAPIAVATLYFVGIAGLAGGSMPLVTVLSYLIYATTLLVVYEWSKDIAASYGYLAMIKKGLNSSLAAFTVGYGYIYQYLVAGAAGFGVLGVTSFLYLVSPSIASSMPWLWAVISVIVTLETTLIMWLGVKPGGMLNLIVGLISIVYLIITSIALIIIAGDKNTLAPFTAQPVNGNWVLILTSMIFGITTFGGATTPVGVAEEAKVPKKTLPKALLLEFLLLGVGLILNAYAQTVVYGVNNMFNYANLPDPMVIIYSKYFSTITVLILIVLVAFMFNSSTIAFATSGSRMIYGMARDGVLYPKIFTKINKYGVPGNAILLTGIITGALSLISGYILGPLEASIFLITFGSFYVSLGHLFAAIALIRHKVKVRMINIVKHVLVPIVSSIAYILTIYFGTYPAPAFPLNIAVYAAWAVLLIHVILYYILKSRNPEAIKKLGDFSL, encoded by the coding sequence ATGGACGAAAAAAGAGAGCTAAAAAGAGAAGTATTGGGAACATGGCTAGTCGCGAGTTATGGAATAGCCGCTAACGCACCTATAGCTGTAGCGACACTATATTTTGTTGGTATTGCAGGTTTAGCTGGAGGTTCAATGCCATTGGTTACAGTTCTCTCATATTTGATCTACGCCACAACGCTCCTAGTGGTTTACGAGTGGAGTAAAGATATTGCAGCATCCTACGGTTATCTCGCTATGATTAAGAAGGGATTGAATAGTAGCTTAGCAGCTTTCACTGTAGGGTACGGTTATATATATCAATATTTAGTTGCGGGAGCAGCAGGTTTCGGAGTATTAGGGGTAACTTCTTTCCTCTATCTCGTATCCCCTTCCATAGCCTCTAGTATGCCTTGGTTATGGGCTGTAATATCAGTAATCGTAACATTAGAAACTACGTTAATTATGTGGCTTGGCGTTAAACCTGGAGGTATGTTAAATCTCATAGTGGGCTTAATATCTATAGTATACCTAATAATTACTTCCATAGCCCTTATCATTATAGCCGGAGATAAGAACACCTTAGCACCCTTTACAGCACAGCCGGTTAACGGAAATTGGGTGTTAATATTAACTTCAATGATATTCGGAATTACTACTTTTGGAGGTGCTACTACACCAGTAGGAGTTGCTGAAGAGGCGAAGGTACCTAAGAAAACTCTACCTAAAGCCTTATTATTGGAATTCTTACTGTTGGGAGTAGGGCTAATATTGAACGCTTACGCTCAAACCGTAGTCTACGGTGTAAATAATATGTTCAATTACGCTAATCTTCCAGATCCCATGGTGATAATATACAGTAAATATTTCAGTACCATTACAGTGTTAATACTAATAGTTTTAGTAGCGTTCATGTTCAACTCTTCCACCATAGCTTTTGCTACGAGTGGAAGTAGAATGATTTACGGAATGGCAAGAGATGGAGTACTATATCCTAAGATTTTCACTAAGATAAATAAGTACGGGGTACCAGGTAACGCCATTCTGTTAACCGGTATAATTACGGGAGCCCTCAGTTTGATAAGCGGATATATATTAGGACCTTTAGAGGCTAGCATATTTCTGATAACTTTCGGCTCTTTTTACGTGTCATTGGGCCATCTATTTGCCGCAATAGCGTTAATTAGGCATAAGGTTAAGGTGAGAATGATTAATATCGTTAAACACGTTTTAGTACCTATAGTTTCCTCAATTGCTTATATTCTTACAATTTACTTCGGTACTTATCCCGCTCCAGCTTTCCCACTAAATATAGCGGTTTATGCGGCGTGGGCTGTACTCTTAATACACGTGATTCTATACTATATATTAAAATCTAGGAATCCAGAGGCCATTAAGAAGTTAGGAGATTTCAGTCTGTGA
- a CDS encoding helix-turn-helix domain-containing protein, with protein sequence MGLLLVDIGMKKLYSVKVRILHKGCWTEKIKQYKIRTIKISPYGSKRVKVIIASPSHQIIKDLKESENVNEVIKYRKLNGGYLIEFSEDKDNTIAGMLLEFEDKILNYSNVINKGVEFWDFVATSKGVINSLKERFGIEDIEVKGVSLDKFLGNALTEKEVLILKIALNMGYFNYPRNIKAKDIAEILGISKQDFLYHLRNSINKIITSIDLDK encoded by the coding sequence ATGGGGCTACTATTAGTTGATATAGGAATGAAAAAGCTATATAGCGTAAAGGTTAGAATATTACATAAAGGATGTTGGACTGAAAAAATAAAACAGTACAAGATAAGGACTATTAAGATCTCTCCTTACGGGAGCAAAAGAGTGAAAGTTATAATAGCGTCACCAAGTCATCAGATAATAAAGGACTTAAAGGAGTCAGAAAACGTAAATGAAGTCATTAAATATAGAAAATTAAACGGCGGATATTTAATTGAGTTTTCGGAAGATAAGGATAATACTATAGCTGGAATGCTATTAGAATTTGAAGACAAGATATTGAATTACTCTAACGTCATCAATAAGGGGGTTGAGTTTTGGGACTTCGTTGCTACAAGTAAGGGCGTTATAAATTCTCTTAAGGAGAGGTTTGGAATAGAGGACATCGAAGTTAAGGGGGTGAGTTTAGATAAATTTTTAGGAAACGCGTTAACTGAGAAGGAGGTATTGATCTTAAAGATAGCATTAAATATGGGATACTTTAACTATCCTAGAAATATTAAGGCAAAGGATATAGCTGAAATATTAGGTATTTCTAAACAAGACTTCCTTTATCATCTAAGAAATTCCATTAATAAAATAATTACCTCAATAGATTTAGACAAATAA